A single Cupriavidus sp. D39 DNA region contains:
- a CDS encoding mandelate racemase/muconate lactonizing enzyme family protein: MHALPDVTHTANFPWSAAVGIDCVTVHQLAFPLIAPYRLSSGDLRLFDPIVIEIRDSEGRCGWGEALIIPGYTHESIEGAWQVAATLAERIVGLRLDQAAALVTAWILPNPGVVSAILAALDMLGGEPMLHPGHDVDVPLLAPCQEHEPARIRDEVDSLIAQGFCTLKVKVGYAWQDDLDRLDTIQAAVAGRASLRLDANRGFSRKDGIAFARRLQPHGIELLEQPCGADDWDDNAAVAAVSTVPVMLDESIYGMEEIERAAGIGNVGFVKLKLKKVGNAGMLRDALHRIRELGMTPVMGDGVSIEIGCWMEACVAAHTIDNAGEMNGFLKVRQRLFANPLPFSQGAIRLRAGYWPEIDREVLAFHTRDSKAFHARPASPTRR, encoded by the coding sequence ATGCATGCACTACCCGATGTGACGCATACAGCCAATTTTCCCTGGAGCGCCGCCGTGGGCATCGATTGCGTTACCGTGCACCAACTCGCCTTTCCACTGATCGCGCCTTACCGCCTATCGTCGGGCGACCTGAGGCTGTTCGATCCCATCGTGATCGAGATCCGGGACAGCGAAGGGCGCTGCGGCTGGGGCGAGGCACTGATCATCCCCGGCTATACGCATGAGTCCATTGAGGGCGCCTGGCAAGTGGCCGCCACCCTGGCCGAGCGGATTGTCGGGCTGCGCTTGGACCAGGCCGCGGCTTTGGTGACGGCCTGGATCCTGCCCAATCCAGGCGTGGTCAGCGCCATCCTGGCCGCGCTGGACATGCTGGGTGGCGAGCCGATGCTGCATCCTGGCCACGACGTGGACGTGCCGCTGCTGGCGCCTTGCCAGGAGCATGAGCCAGCCCGCATCCGGGACGAGGTCGACAGCCTGATCGCCCAGGGCTTTTGCACGCTCAAGGTGAAGGTCGGCTACGCCTGGCAGGACGATCTGGACCGGCTGGATACGATCCAGGCGGCGGTGGCGGGGCGCGCCAGCTTGCGGCTGGACGCCAACCGCGGCTTCAGCCGCAAGGATGGCATCGCCTTTGCGCGGCGCTTGCAGCCGCACGGCATCGAGCTGCTGGAGCAGCCCTGCGGCGCCGACGACTGGGACGACAACGCTGCCGTGGCCGCGGTATCGACGGTACCGGTCATGCTCGACGAATCCATCTACGGTATGGAGGAAATCGAGCGCGCGGCGGGTATCGGTAATGTCGGATTCGTCAAGCTAAAGCTCAAGAAGGTGGGCAATGCCGGAATGCTGCGCGATGCGCTGCACCGCATCCGCGAACTTGGCATGACGCCGGTGATGGGCGATGGCGTTTCCATCGAGATCGGCTGCTGGATGGAGGCCTGCGTGGCAGCGCACACCATCGACAACGCCGGCGAGATGAACGGTTTCCTGAAAGTGCGCCAGCGGCTGTTTGCGAATCCGCTGCCATTCAGCCAGGGGGCCATCCGGCTTCGCGCCGGGTATTGGCCGGAGATCGATCGCGAGGTGCTCGCTTTCCATACCCGCGACAGCAAGGCGTTCCACGCGCGACCCGCGTCGCCTACGCGACGCTAG
- a CDS encoding TauD/TfdA dioxygenase family protein translates to MGAVHPVVRTHPVTGRRCLFLGRRRNAYLAGLPLEESEALLDALWAHATQPEFVWGQQWQLGDMILWDNRCTMHRRDSFDPFTRRLMYRTQITGEAVV, encoded by the coding sequence GTGGGCGCCGTGCATCCGGTCGTGCGCACCCATCCGGTCACGGGCAGGCGTTGCCTGTTTCTCGGGCGTCGCCGCAACGCCTACCTGGCCGGCCTGCCGCTCGAAGAGAGCGAGGCGCTGCTTGATGCGCTCTGGGCCCATGCCACGCAGCCGGAATTTGTCTGGGGGCAGCAGTGGCAGCTCGGCGACATGATCCTGTGGGACAACCGTTGCACGATGCACCGGCGCGACAGTTTCGATCCGTTCACGCGGCGCCTGATGTACCGCACGCAGATCACCGGCGAGGCGGTAGTGTGA
- a CDS encoding TauD/TfdA dioxygenase family protein codes for MAEAALAVASIEIVPSGKALGADVIGVDIRQDLSADQLRQVRQAWAEHLVLRFRGNGEVPLQRLADFSRLFGDLDRAPVASQKMGQDFAWQHPEITVLSNVLVDGKPVGGLGSYEAVWHSDMTYNATPPKGSALYAVEIPPTGGDTHFANMYRAYETLPGELKERADHLRCVHDASRNSAGSCA; via the coding sequence ATGGCCGAAGCCGCTCTCGCTGTCGCCTCGATCGAAATCGTCCCCTCCGGCAAGGCGCTCGGCGCCGACGTCATTGGCGTGGACATCCGGCAGGACTTGTCCGCCGACCAGTTGCGCCAGGTCAGGCAGGCCTGGGCCGAGCACCTGGTGCTGCGCTTTCGGGGCAACGGCGAAGTGCCGCTGCAGCGGCTCGCCGATTTCTCCCGGCTGTTCGGCGACCTCGACCGCGCCCCGGTGGCCAGCCAGAAGATGGGCCAGGACTTCGCCTGGCAGCATCCGGAGATCACAGTGCTCTCGAACGTGCTTGTCGACGGCAAACCGGTCGGCGGCCTGGGATCGTACGAGGCGGTGTGGCATTCGGACATGACCTACAACGCGACGCCGCCCAAGGGCAGCGCGCTCTATGCGGTGGAGATTCCGCCGACAGGCGGCGACACCCATTTCGCCAATATGTATCGCGCCTACGAAACCCTGCCAGGCGAGCTCAAGGAACGCGCGGATCACCTGCGCTGCGTACATGACGCCAGCCGCAATAGCGCGGGGAGCTGCGCGTAG
- a CDS encoding LysR family transcriptional regulator, with amino-acid sequence MKSKITLRQLEAFLAVGRTLSFSEAARQVHLSQPALSATVRKLEEKVDAQLFDRTTRHVALTPVGVELLGIVEGLFENFDSAFAAVRDFVDGKRGRLAIAASPSLAAAFLPEVIVAFEAAHPGVVVQVHDALSDVSIELVRQGTVDLALAPVKADEHDLLYRELFQDSLVLLCHTEHPLAQSRTVTWRQMQPYRLMSLKSTSSVRHLMEAAYLQQGRALAPAFEVEHASTVIGFVANGLCVGVLPLSLLPLLRVGQVTYRRITHPEIQRTICAITLKARTSSPVARAFLELCGEFAQKRKGPVANAGR; translated from the coding sequence ATGAAATCGAAAATCACGCTGCGCCAGCTGGAAGCCTTCCTCGCCGTGGGCCGTACGCTCAGCTTCAGCGAGGCCGCCCGGCAGGTCCACTTGTCCCAGCCAGCGCTGAGCGCCACCGTGCGCAAGCTGGAAGAAAAGGTCGATGCGCAGCTCTTCGACCGCACCACGCGTCACGTGGCGCTGACCCCCGTCGGTGTGGAACTGCTCGGCATCGTGGAGGGGCTGTTCGAGAACTTCGACAGCGCATTCGCAGCCGTGCGCGACTTTGTGGACGGCAAGCGCGGCCGGCTGGCAATTGCGGCATCGCCCTCACTGGCGGCGGCATTCCTGCCAGAGGTGATCGTCGCATTCGAGGCGGCGCACCCCGGTGTCGTCGTGCAGGTGCATGACGCCCTGTCGGACGTCTCGATCGAATTGGTGCGCCAGGGCACAGTCGACCTGGCACTGGCTCCGGTCAAGGCCGACGAGCACGACCTGCTCTACCGCGAGCTGTTTCAAGATAGCCTGGTGCTGCTATGCCATACCGAGCATCCGCTCGCGCAGTCACGCACGGTGACCTGGCGGCAAATGCAGCCCTACCGCCTGATGTCCCTGAAGAGCACCAGCAGCGTACGCCACCTGATGGAAGCCGCGTACCTGCAGCAAGGCCGCGCACTAGCCCCCGCCTTCGAGGTGGAGCATGCTAGCACCGTCATCGGCTTTGTCGCCAACGGCCTGTGCGTGGGGGTGTTGCCGCTGTCCCTGCTGCCGCTGCTCAGGGTTGGACAGGTCACCTACCGGCGTATTACGCATCCCGAGATACAGCGCACCATCTGCGCGATTACGCTAAAGGCGCGCACGTCGTCTCCGGTCGCCAGGGCATTTCTCGAGCTCTGCGGCGAGTTCGCGCAAAAGAGAAAGGGCCCGGTAGCCAATGCCGGTCGCTAA
- a CDS encoding PaaI family thioesterase, with product MICVKARWRGSKSARRGLGDADGESREDFMTMSLDSYFARLQRGAIAPPPISTTLGGRIVAVDLSAGTLESEYVATAAFLNPAGQVQGGMLSAMLDDVTAFLVTATLAEHEFCATLNLNVSFLRPARTGPLLGRASLVRRGKEVCNVSGELLQDGRLVATATATCIIVGTK from the coding sequence ATGATTTGCGTGAAGGCGCGCTGGCGTGGCAGCAAAAGCGCGCGCCGCGGTTTAGGGGATGCTGATGGCGAGAGCCGGGAGGATTTCATGACGATGTCGCTGGATAGCTATTTCGCCAGACTGCAGCGCGGCGCTATTGCGCCACCGCCGATTTCGACCACGCTGGGCGGAAGGATTGTCGCAGTGGATCTCAGCGCAGGGACGCTCGAATCGGAGTATGTGGCGACCGCCGCTTTTCTGAACCCGGCCGGGCAAGTGCAGGGCGGCATGCTTAGTGCGATGCTGGACGATGTGACGGCCTTCCTGGTTACAGCCACGCTGGCCGAACATGAATTTTGCGCCACGCTGAACCTCAATGTCTCGTTCCTGCGCCCAGCGCGAACTGGTCCTCTGCTTGGGCGTGCCAGCCTGGTTCGCCGGGGCAAGGAAGTGTGCAACGTCAGTGGGGAACTGCTGCAGGATGGCAGGCTTGTTGCCACCGCCACTGCAACTTGCATAATTGTTGGGACGAAGTGA
- a CDS encoding enoyl-CoA hydratase/isomerase family protein: protein MSTTVTGQAPELVIDGHVATITLRRPAVANRLELEDLDLLRAHLAAIDARHEVRVLRLGAMGRHFCSGFNIGNVAADDAGARFEALANALEQARPVTIAVLNGGVYGGATDLALACDFRIGVPACEMFVPAARLGLLFYRSGLERYVSRLALPTAKRLLLMADKFNAQEMLACGFLDRLASSADALEQMVVELSGTLAGMAPLALLGMKKHLNRIAAGRLDADEIARDIAQADASDDLREGALAWQQKRAPRFRGC, encoded by the coding sequence ATGAGCACAACTGTCACTGGCCAGGCGCCCGAGCTTGTCATCGACGGCCATGTGGCCACCATCACGCTGCGGCGTCCGGCGGTAGCAAACCGGCTTGAGCTTGAAGATCTTGACTTGCTGCGCGCGCACCTGGCAGCCATCGATGCTCGCCATGAGGTGCGCGTGCTGCGCCTTGGCGCGATGGGCCGGCATTTTTGCAGCGGCTTCAATATCGGCAATGTGGCCGCGGACGACGCCGGCGCACGCTTCGAGGCACTGGCCAACGCGCTGGAGCAGGCGCGGCCCGTCACCATCGCCGTGCTGAACGGCGGCGTGTACGGGGGCGCCACGGACCTGGCGTTGGCCTGCGACTTTCGCATCGGGGTGCCCGCCTGCGAGATGTTTGTGCCGGCGGCGCGATTGGGGTTGCTGTTCTACCGTAGCGGACTGGAGCGTTATGTGTCGAGGCTGGCCTTGCCGACAGCCAAGCGGCTGCTGCTCATGGCAGACAAGTTCAATGCGCAGGAGATGCTGGCCTGTGGCTTCCTGGACCGGTTGGCTTCATCAGCCGACGCACTGGAACAGATGGTTGTGGAACTGAGCGGCACGCTCGCGGGCATGGCGCCGCTCGCGCTGCTGGGCATGAAGAAGCATCTCAACCGGATCGCCGCGGGCAGGCTGGACGCTGACGAGATAGCCCGCGATATCGCACAGGCCGACGCGTCGGATGATTTGCGTGAAGGCGCGCTGGCGTGGCAGCAAAAGCGCGCGCCGCGGTTTAGGGGATGCTGA
- a CDS encoding 4-carboxy-4-hydroxy-2-oxoadipate aldolase/oxaloacetate decarboxylase encodes MKEHDAESTTRREFTRVAPDVVEAARALPTATLHEAGGKIGALPSAIKPVAPEFRLCGPALTVHSPGGDNLWLHRALDLARPGDVLVVHASGVYEHGYWGEIMTTAAKVRGLAGLVIDACVRDGVLLEQIGFPVFARGLCIRGTGKDYGAIGWLNEPLLIGDCRIAAGDLVVGDSDGVVVLPRGGAAEVVEKARRREADEAAILARVEAGESTMQIYGFH; translated from the coding sequence ATGAAAGAGCATGACGCTGAAAGTACCACCCGCCGCGAGTTCACACGCGTGGCGCCTGACGTGGTCGAGGCGGCGCGCGCGCTGCCGACCGCGACCCTGCACGAGGCGGGCGGAAAGATCGGCGCTCTGCCTTCGGCCATCAAGCCGGTCGCGCCTGAGTTCCGCCTGTGTGGCCCGGCGCTGACGGTGCATTCTCCCGGGGGCGATAACCTCTGGCTGCACCGGGCGCTCGACCTCGCCCGGCCCGGCGACGTGCTGGTCGTCCACGCCAGCGGCGTCTACGAACATGGCTACTGGGGCGAGATCATGACCACCGCCGCCAAGGTGCGCGGCCTGGCAGGCCTGGTGATCGACGCGTGCGTGCGCGATGGCGTGCTGCTCGAGCAGATCGGATTCCCGGTCTTTGCGCGCGGCTTGTGCATTCGCGGCACCGGCAAGGACTATGGCGCGATCGGTTGGCTCAATGAGCCGTTGTTGATTGGCGATTGCCGGATCGCGGCGGGCGACCTGGTGGTTGGCGATAGCGACGGTGTCGTTGTGCTGCCGCGCGGCGGGGCCGCCGAGGTAGTGGAAAAAGCCCGGCGGCGCGAAGCCGACGAGGCGGCAATCCTTGCGCGCGTCGAGGCGGGCGAGTCCACCATGCAGATCTATGGCTTTCACTGA
- a CDS encoding protocatechuate 3,4-dioxygenase, translated as MARLVAAFGSSHSIMLVSQREDWQHGFRQIDPKNPHYYDRAGNPTTYATLLANAPAEAEAMVTPDRMGERYDRVEAAMDELRERIRAARLDVLLVVGDDQTELFRTTNNPAFAIYYGETIRNARSELGTSDGWYKKARMARQEPEADRDYPVHGEMGRWMIRELCDRNFDIAAMDGLEHGQFEGHAFSFIHRRYLQDTSLPIVPVIVNTFDPPNQPTPRRCVQLGAALREVIAAYPEDLRVGVLASGGLSHFVVDEALDESIIKAISEKNIDYLASLDPRQLQAGSSEIRNWLIVVEAVKELDLEWVSYTPGYRSPALTGTGLCFAAWRTLP; from the coding sequence ATGGCAAGACTCGTTGCCGCATTCGGCTCGTCGCACAGCATCATGCTGGTCTCCCAACGCGAAGACTGGCAACACGGTTTCCGCCAGATCGATCCCAAGAACCCGCATTACTACGATCGCGCTGGCAATCCCACCACGTATGCGACGTTGCTCGCCAACGCGCCCGCCGAGGCCGAGGCGATGGTAACGCCTGACCGGATGGGCGAGCGTTACGACCGCGTCGAGGCGGCCATGGATGAACTGCGCGAGCGCATCCGGGCGGCCAGGCTGGACGTGCTGCTTGTGGTCGGCGACGACCAGACCGAGCTGTTCCGCACGACCAACAACCCGGCCTTCGCCATCTACTACGGAGAGACGATTCGCAACGCCCGCAGCGAACTGGGGACGTCGGACGGCTGGTACAAGAAGGCGCGCATGGCACGCCAGGAACCCGAGGCCGACCGTGACTACCCGGTGCATGGCGAAATGGGACGCTGGATGATCCGCGAGCTGTGCGATCGCAACTTCGACATCGCGGCCATGGACGGACTGGAACACGGGCAATTCGAGGGCCACGCCTTCTCGTTTATCCACCGGCGCTATCTGCAGGACACCAGCCTGCCGATCGTTCCGGTGATCGTCAACACGTTCGATCCGCCCAACCAGCCTACGCCGCGCCGCTGTGTGCAGCTTGGGGCCGCCTTGCGCGAGGTCATCGCCGCCTACCCGGAAGATTTGCGCGTCGGCGTGCTGGCTTCCGGCGGTCTGAGCCACTTTGTCGTCGACGAGGCGCTCGACGAGTCAATCATCAAAGCGATCAGCGAGAAGAACATCGACTATCTCGCTTCGCTGGACCCGAGGCAGCTGCAGGCCGGCAGCTCGGAAATCCGCAATTGGCTGATCGTCGTCGAAGCGGTCAAGGAGCTGGACCTCGAATGGGTGTCCTACACGCCCGGCTACCGCAGCCCGGCACTGACCGGAACCGGCCTGTGCTTCGCCGCCTGGCGCACCTTGCCATGA
- a CDS encoding CaiB/BaiF CoA transferase family protein codes for MQDKSERKGALSRFTVIDASRVRAGPTAVRLFADMGARVIKLEIPPGAPGGDDMIGGRDHNRADYENLHRNKESLTLNMKSPEGLAILQELVRRADVFIENFRPDVKDRLGIGPEALREINPRLVYASISGFGQDGPYARWPGFDSIAQGMGGLMSVTGKPGEGPMRVGIPIADLCAGHFCAMGILTALLEREASGEGQWVQTSLLEAQIAMLDFQAAQWLIDKKVPVQSGNEHPLTVPTGVFATKDGYLNIAAIGQTMWTRLCEALEVSHLVTEPGLGTDPERVQNRARVNAAIGEALLGRTTAQWTERLLKAGVPCGPIHNIDQVFADPQVRHLAMAWPMAHPELGDISLVGQPIRLSRHPREAQARPAPEQGCDTQAILAELGYSEQRIEALRAGFIV; via the coding sequence ATGCAGGACAAGTCCGAGCGCAAAGGCGCGTTGTCCCGGTTCACCGTTATCGACGCCTCGCGTGTGCGCGCCGGCCCGACTGCCGTGCGGCTGTTCGCGGACATGGGCGCGCGCGTGATCAAGCTCGAGATCCCGCCCGGCGCGCCGGGTGGCGACGACATGATCGGCGGGCGCGATCATAACCGCGCCGATTATGAAAACCTGCATCGCAACAAGGAAAGCCTGACCCTCAATATGAAGTCGCCCGAGGGGCTGGCGATCCTGCAAGAGCTGGTCCGGCGCGCCGATGTGTTTATCGAGAACTTCCGCCCCGACGTCAAGGACCGCCTGGGTATCGGCCCCGAGGCGCTGCGCGAGATCAACCCGCGCCTGGTCTACGCCAGCATCTCCGGCTTTGGGCAGGATGGTCCCTATGCGCGCTGGCCGGGCTTCGACTCGATTGCCCAGGGCATGGGTGGCCTGATGAGCGTGACCGGTAAGCCAGGGGAGGGACCGATGCGGGTTGGCATACCGATTGCCGATCTGTGCGCGGGGCACTTCTGCGCAATGGGGATCCTCACGGCACTGCTGGAGCGCGAAGCATCCGGTGAGGGCCAGTGGGTGCAGACCTCGTTGCTGGAAGCGCAGATTGCCATGCTCGACTTCCAGGCCGCGCAATGGCTGATCGACAAGAAGGTCCCGGTGCAGAGCGGCAACGAACATCCCCTGACCGTGCCGACCGGCGTGTTCGCCACCAAGGACGGCTACCTCAACATCGCAGCGATCGGGCAGACCATGTGGACGCGGCTGTGCGAGGCACTGGAGGTTTCGCACCTGGTGACCGAGCCCGGCCTGGGAACGGATCCGGAGCGGGTACAGAACCGCGCGCGCGTCAATGCCGCCATCGGCGAGGCCTTGCTGGGCCGGACCACCGCGCAATGGACCGAGCGCCTGCTCAAGGCCGGCGTGCCTTGCGGGCCGATCCACAACATCGATCAGGTCTTTGCCGACCCGCAGGTCCGGCACCTGGCCATGGCGTGGCCGATGGCGCATCCGGAACTCGGCGACATCTCGCTGGTCGGCCAGCCGATTCGGCTGTCGCGCCATCCGCGCGAAGCTCAGGCCCGTCCGGCGCCCGAGCAGGGCTGCGACACGCAGGCGATCCTGGCCGAACTCGGCTATTCCGAGCAGCGCATCGAAGCGTTGCGTGCCGGTTTTATTGTTTGA
- a CDS encoding Zn-ribbon domain-containing OB-fold protein — MTTMNTSKATPPVKSAAGPAAPSGPRKIPAPRALPESLPFWSAADEGRLLVKTCADCGETHFYPRDICPHCLSERTEWTGAAGTGTVYSFSTMGRGEAAYTLAFVTLDEGVTLMSNLVDCDPALVTIGQRVKVVFKPSEGGHAVPMFTPA; from the coding sequence ATGACTACGATGAACACATCCAAGGCTACGCCGCCCGTCAAGTCCGCCGCGGGACCAGCCGCGCCCTCCGGTCCGCGCAAGATTCCGGCGCCGCGCGCGCTGCCCGAGAGCCTGCCGTTCTGGAGCGCCGCCGACGAAGGCCGTTTGCTGGTCAAGACCTGCGCCGACTGTGGAGAGACGCATTTCTACCCGCGTGACATCTGCCCCCACTGCCTGAGCGAGCGGACCGAATGGACCGGCGCGGCCGGCACCGGCACGGTGTATTCGTTCAGCACCATGGGCCGCGGCGAGGCAGCCTACACCCTGGCCTTCGTGACCCTGGATGAAGGCGTCACGCTGATGAGCAACCTGGTCGATTGCGATCCTGCGCTTGTCACCATCGGCCAGCGCGTCAAGGTGGTGTTCAAGCCAAGCGAAGGCGGACACGCCGTTCCCATGTTCACCCCTGCCTGA
- a CDS encoding thiolase domain-containing protein, translated as MSLNGSAYIVGAYEHPTRKADELSVVRLHADVAKGALEDAGLSKSDIDGYFCAGDAPGLGTTTMVEYLGLKVRHVDSTECGGSAPILHVAHAAQAIAAGRCNVALITLAGRPRAAGAALSLKAPDPDAPELAFELPFGPATQNLYGMVAKRHMYEFGTTSEQLAWIKVAASHHAQHNPHAMLRNVVTVEDVVNSPMISDPLHRLDCCVMSDGGGALIVARPEIAKQLKRPLVKVRGTGEAPKHAMGGKIDLTWSAAAWSGPAAFAEAGVTPADIKYASLYDSFTITVLMQLEDLGFCKKGEGGRFVADGGLIAGVGRLPFNTDGGGLCNNHPANRGGVTKVIEAVRQLRGEAHPAVQVKNCDLAIASGIGGALASRHTAATLILERV; from the coding sequence ATGAGTCTGAACGGAAGCGCTTATATCGTGGGGGCGTACGAGCATCCCACCCGCAAGGCCGATGAACTGTCGGTTGTACGGCTGCACGCGGACGTCGCCAAGGGCGCGCTGGAAGACGCCGGCCTGAGCAAGAGCGACATCGATGGCTATTTCTGCGCTGGCGATGCACCAGGCCTGGGCACCACGACAATGGTCGAGTACCTTGGGCTCAAGGTGCGGCACGTCGACTCCACGGAGTGCGGCGGCTCGGCGCCCATCCTGCATGTTGCGCACGCGGCGCAAGCCATTGCTGCTGGCCGCTGCAATGTAGCGCTGATTACGCTGGCAGGCAGGCCACGCGCCGCCGGTGCCGCGCTGTCGCTGAAAGCGCCCGATCCCGACGCGCCGGAGCTTGCCTTCGAGCTGCCCTTCGGCCCGGCCACGCAGAACCTCTACGGCATGGTTGCCAAGCGCCATATGTACGAGTTCGGTACCACCAGCGAGCAATTGGCGTGGATCAAGGTGGCGGCGTCCCATCACGCCCAGCACAATCCGCACGCCATGCTGCGCAACGTGGTGACGGTGGAAGACGTAGTGAACTCGCCGATGATCTCGGACCCGCTGCACCGGCTCGATTGCTGTGTGATGAGCGATGGCGGCGGCGCCTTGATCGTGGCGCGGCCCGAGATCGCGAAGCAGCTCAAACGCCCGCTGGTCAAGGTGCGCGGCACTGGCGAAGCGCCCAAGCATGCAATGGGCGGCAAGATCGACCTGACATGGTCGGCAGCTGCCTGGTCAGGCCCGGCTGCGTTTGCCGAAGCCGGCGTCACGCCAGCCGACATCAAGTACGCCTCCCTTTACGACAGTTTCACCATCACGGTGCTGATGCAGCTTGAAGACCTGGGCTTTTGCAAGAAGGGCGAGGGCGGCAGGTTTGTCGCGGATGGCGGTCTCATTGCCGGGGTGGGACGGCTTCCCTTCAATACGGATGGCGGCGGGCTGTGCAACAACCATCCGGCCAACCGGGGCGGTGTCACCAAGGTAATCGAGGCGGTGCGGCAATTGCGCGGCGAGGCGCATCCCGCCGTGCAGGTGAAGAACTGCGACCTGGCGATTGCCAGCGGCATTGGCGGTGCGCTCGCCTCGCGCCATACCGCGGCCACGCTCATTCTGGAAAGGGTATGA
- a CDS encoding Bug family tripartite tricarboxylate transporter substrate binding protein: MAFIRSIKTTFCVMALGLAFGAQAQSKLPIRLLVGFAPGGSTDTVARVLADKLHGVLGQTVIVENRPGAGGRMATEVLKNSAPDGLTYMVAPNATSIFPSLLYPPSVLKYDLLKDLAPVAVVVSYPLALAVSSRTGATNVKEYVDWVKSHPKEGVFGTAGLGGQTHFTGLQFAKAAGLQLNVVPYRGNGPLATDLLGGQLPAAVMTAGDIAQHQGGGQVRVIGVFGDKRSPVMPDVPTVMEQGVKVATGDAWAGVWAPGKTPKAEIERMQAALKQVLALPEVRSILMSKAALNPDFRSAAELDQLQRKELAYWGPVIKASGFTPSSDASRACFPTYISRTP; encoded by the coding sequence ATGGCTTTCATCCGATCCATCAAGACTACGTTCTGCGTAATGGCCCTGGGACTGGCGTTTGGCGCCCAGGCCCAGAGCAAGCTTCCCATTCGCCTGCTGGTAGGCTTCGCGCCCGGCGGCTCTACGGACACCGTGGCGCGTGTGCTCGCCGACAAGCTGCACGGCGTGCTGGGCCAGACGGTGATCGTCGAGAACAGGCCGGGCGCCGGTGGCCGGATGGCCACCGAGGTGCTGAAGAACAGTGCGCCGGACGGGCTCACCTATATGGTCGCGCCCAACGCCACCAGCATCTTCCCGAGCCTGCTCTATCCACCGTCGGTGCTCAAGTACGACCTGCTGAAGGACCTGGCGCCGGTGGCCGTGGTGGTGTCGTATCCGTTGGCGCTCGCCGTCAGCAGCAGGACCGGCGCCACCAACGTCAAAGAGTACGTGGACTGGGTCAAGAGCCATCCGAAGGAGGGCGTGTTCGGCACAGCGGGGCTCGGCGGCCAGACCCACTTCACCGGACTGCAGTTCGCCAAGGCCGCCGGGTTGCAGCTCAATGTCGTGCCGTACCGCGGCAACGGCCCCTTGGCCACCGACCTGCTTGGCGGCCAGCTGCCGGCTGCCGTGATGACCGCGGGCGACATCGCGCAGCATCAGGGCGGCGGCCAGGTCAGGGTGATCGGCGTGTTCGGCGACAAGCGCTCACCCGTCATGCCGGATGTGCCGACCGTCATGGAGCAGGGTGTCAAGGTTGCGACAGGCGATGCCTGGGCCGGCGTCTGGGCGCCGGGCAAAACCCCCAAGGCCGAGATCGAGCGCATGCAGGCCGCGCTAAAGCAGGTGCTGGCGTTGCCCGAGGTACGTAGCATCCTGATGAGCAAGGCGGCCTTGAACCCGGACTTCCGTTCGGCCGCCGAGCTCGACCAGCTCCAGCGCAAGGAACTGGCCTACTGGGGACCAGTGATCAAGGCTAGCGGCTTCACCCCGAGCAGTGACGCATCCCGCGCCTGCTTTCCCACCTACATTTCAAGAACGCCATGA